A genomic window from Yoonia sp. R2331 includes:
- a CDS encoding GGDEF domain-containing protein produces the protein MEFIVKAVAPVGAVDFVVKLLVCLVLWNLLAIAVVFGMYGTFSSGLRGQLIETTAIGLLPAFLSLKVIQYQHKLQTKLAELAATDMLTGLRNRRAFLADVEQARPRHAQSFVLLADVDFFKRINDTYGHEVGDVCLEAVAKRLRGLEAENVIVGRLGGEEFGLCYLGATRPDAAALSDAVCAPIELQPDGVPADIRMTLSVGCAIMDDTRPLKEVIACADRALYDAKAAGRARAVIVSEPWEICPDTGIIMPRDPPQVARSA, from the coding sequence ATGGAATTTATTGTAAAGGCGGTCGCACCCGTTGGGGCGGTTGATTTTGTTGTCAAATTGCTTGTTTGCCTGGTGCTCTGGAACCTGTTGGCGATTGCTGTTGTCTTTGGGATGTATGGGACGTTTTCGTCAGGATTGCGGGGGCAATTGATCGAAACCACGGCGATTGGGCTACTGCCTGCATTCCTGTCGTTGAAAGTGATCCAATACCAACACAAGCTGCAGACCAAACTGGCAGAATTGGCCGCGACCGACATGCTAACCGGGTTGCGCAACAGGCGTGCGTTTCTGGCGGACGTCGAGCAAGCGCGCCCGCGACACGCGCAGTCATTTGTGCTGCTGGCGGACGTCGATTTTTTCAAACGCATCAATGACACCTACGGCCACGAGGTCGGCGATGTTTGCCTTGAAGCGGTAGCGAAAAGGCTGCGCGGTCTTGAAGCCGAGAATGTCATCGTGGGCCGATTGGGCGGCGAAGAATTTGGTCTGTGTTATCTGGGGGCGACGCGCCCGGATGCCGCGGCCCTGAGCGATGCAGTCTGCGCACCGATCGAATTGCAACCCGACGGTGTGCCAGCGGATATTCGGATGACCCTGTCTGTGGGCTGCGCCATTATGGATGACACGCGCCCACTGAAAGAGGTGATCGCCTGTGCGGATCGGGCGCTATACGACGCAAAGGCCGCAGGTCGCGCCCGTGCTGTCATCGTCTCGGAACCCTGGGAAATTTGCCCCGATACAGGCATCATCATGCCGCGCGACCCACCCCAGGTGGCGCGTAGCGCATAA
- a CDS encoding peptidylprolyl isomerase yields MSTAKAGDTVQIHYTGTLAGGEVFDSSEGRDPLEFAVGAGMIIPGLDAAIPGMAVGDKKVVEVAADQAYGPVNDQARQAIPREGIPADIPLEIGTQLQMQSPEGQVIPVTVAEVTETEVTLDANHPLAGKDLTFAIEMVSIATG; encoded by the coding sequence ATGAGCACGGCAAAAGCGGGCGATACTGTCCAGATCCACTATACCGGAACACTGGCGGGAGGCGAGGTTTTTGACAGCTCTGAGGGGCGCGATCCGCTGGAATTTGCGGTCGGCGCAGGCATGATCATCCCCGGTCTTGACGCGGCAATTCCGGGCATGGCCGTCGGTGACAAGAAGGTGGTCGAGGTCGCTGCCGATCAGGCCTATGGCCCGGTGAACGATCAGGCGCGGCAGGCAATTCCGCGCGAAGGTATTCCGGCCGACATCCCGTTGGAAATCGGCACGCAATTGCAGATGCAAAGCCCCGAGGGGCAGGTGATCCCGGTGACTGTGGCCGAGGTCACAGAGACCGAAGTGACGCTGGACGCCAACCATCCGCTGGCGGGCAAGGATCTAACCTTTGCGATTGAAATGGTGTCGATCGCCACAGGCTAA
- a CDS encoding AMP-binding protein, whose amino-acid sequence MIPSQTVADDLVQAIEKFSDAPALSDRQRTISYRRLGAFVQDLGLSLQTPQIIGIFGSPGVAMAASAVGCVIAGRPFVHLDPAMPQMVLHNIISELQVSLVVSCQPAPAGHLPGDCKVVDATALLQEERALNEPLRATPVSPDDPIYLVATSGTTGRPKCIPVAQDAAFLSYEWRDAFTPYHHGIRVGIYVFAIWEMFRPLRKGAELWFPDASTLFNPSELADFLIAHNVDEMLFTPSFYNTFLTALDTTKANRLPLSRVVLNGEVVDDELITTSLAKLPNTALWNLYSICETHDVCMSHLTGPAGDAPVSVGVPMEHLRAVILDETDTPCPVGTSGQLHFEGPRMLGRGYINRPEETRLRFRELTIQGRKTRLYDTGDQAWVDDTGALHIEGRIAHMLKLRGFSIQTRELTDTLREKLSFSSAAPWVADVGTRGPSLIFYYAADATQALANKDRWGLTAGTNRIPPDFAAELREVLPAYCVPSFLVQMDALPLHPVSGKANMRALPVVKDDADPESAAEDAVIAAAATAMGCAPSQIDPALSFHDQGGDSLMCVTLMLELEKAYRRPIDFELAMNVPLHRLDQLMTQEADTPAPTDTFDRPGILLTGVTGFLGGHVLARAARDLPAGEVIYCLVRDKNRGARDRLDEVAQTNGVAPDRYVMVPGTLDAPDFGLDPSPAKALAASVRQVVHCAAMVNLAIGRAEMLDWSARGMDTVLQFCRDANADLRFTSSSSVFPDRGGPWPEAPAKLWDDITGYGAAKIAAETAIRVSGISAAIVRLPSLYDLDAPNPRDIYEIILEASLQAGHMPQSLTFPMTDVTATAGFLLGPITATDIPIYNLMADTSITPTDFNALPVGDWLATVDLDPGIANVIANFPETLQADASFANTAARNAWARISDRPYSAISDGKALLSQRRSAYQSAPALT is encoded by the coding sequence ATGATCCCATCCCAGACTGTCGCCGATGATCTTGTCCAAGCCATCGAAAAGTTCAGTGATGCACCTGCGTTGTCTGATCGGCAACGTACAATATCCTACCGTAGGCTCGGCGCATTTGTCCAAGATCTTGGCCTGTCTCTGCAGACGCCCCAGATCATAGGCATTTTCGGCTCTCCCGGGGTGGCAATGGCCGCAAGTGCCGTGGGCTGTGTGATTGCAGGGCGGCCCTTTGTGCACCTGGACCCTGCTATGCCGCAAATGGTTCTGCACAACATCATTTCCGAATTGCAGGTTAGTCTGGTGGTGTCGTGCCAACCCGCCCCGGCTGGCCACCTGCCGGGTGATTGTAAGGTCGTTGATGCGACGGCACTCTTGCAAGAGGAACGCGCACTAAACGAACCGTTGCGTGCAACCCCCGTGTCCCCGGATGATCCGATCTATCTTGTGGCAACATCTGGCACGACGGGGCGGCCAAAGTGCATTCCCGTGGCCCAAGACGCTGCCTTTCTGTCCTATGAATGGCGTGACGCATTTACGCCTTACCACCACGGCATACGCGTGGGCATCTATGTGTTTGCGATTTGGGAGATGTTTCGCCCGCTGCGCAAAGGTGCCGAATTGTGGTTCCCTGATGCCAGCACATTGTTCAACCCGAGCGAACTGGCAGATTTCCTGATCGCACATAACGTCGACGAGATGCTGTTCACGCCATCGTTTTACAACACGTTCCTCACCGCGCTCGACACGACAAAGGCCAACCGCTTACCCCTTAGCCGCGTTGTTCTCAACGGAGAGGTCGTAGACGACGAACTGATCACAACATCGCTCGCGAAATTGCCGAACACCGCGTTGTGGAACCTTTATAGCATCTGCGAAACACATGATGTCTGCATGTCGCATTTGACAGGGCCTGCGGGCGATGCCCCCGTGTCGGTTGGTGTGCCAATGGAACATCTTCGGGCCGTTATTCTGGATGAAACAGACACGCCGTGTCCCGTTGGCACATCGGGTCAGTTGCACTTTGAAGGGCCGCGAATGTTGGGACGCGGTTACATCAATCGCCCTGAAGAAACCCGTCTGCGGTTTCGTGAACTCACTATTCAAGGACGCAAGACACGGCTCTATGATACAGGTGATCAGGCTTGGGTCGATGACACGGGCGCGCTGCACATCGAAGGGCGCATTGCCCATATGCTCAAACTCCGTGGGTTTTCGATCCAAACGCGGGAACTGACCGATACGTTGCGCGAAAAACTATCCTTTTCCAGCGCTGCACCATGGGTGGCGGACGTCGGAACACGCGGCCCAAGCCTGATCTTTTACTATGCCGCGGATGCCACTCAGGCACTGGCCAATAAAGATAGATGGGGACTGACGGCAGGCACAAATCGCATCCCGCCTGACTTTGCCGCCGAGCTGCGCGAGGTGTTGCCGGCCTATTGTGTGCCGTCGTTTTTGGTGCAAATGGATGCGCTGCCCCTGCATCCGGTCTCTGGCAAGGCAAACATGCGCGCCTTGCCGGTGGTCAAAGATGACGCCGACCCTGAAAGCGCCGCTGAGGATGCCGTGATTGCCGCCGCCGCAACCGCGATGGGGTGCGCGCCATCGCAGATTGATCCCGCGCTTAGCTTTCATGACCAAGGCGGTGACAGCTTGATGTGTGTCACCTTGATGCTTGAGCTGGAAAAGGCTTACCGACGCCCCATCGACTTTGAACTCGCCATGAATGTGCCGCTGCACAGGCTTGATCAGTTAATGACGCAAGAGGCCGATACGCCTGCGCCCACAGACACTTTTGACCGTCCCGGCATTTTGCTGACCGGCGTTACCGGGTTTCTTGGTGGTCATGTTTTGGCCCGTGCGGCGCGCGATCTTCCCGCAGGAGAGGTGATCTATTGCCTCGTCCGTGACAAAAATCGTGGTGCACGTGATCGGCTGGACGAAGTCGCGCAGACCAATGGTGTCGCGCCTGATCGCTACGTGATGGTTCCGGGAACGCTGGATGCGCCCGACTTCGGCCTTGATCCATCCCCGGCCAAAGCACTGGCAGCCTCTGTCAGACAGGTTGTTCATTGCGCGGCGATGGTGAACCTCGCCATTGGGCGCGCTGAGATGCTGGACTGGTCGGCACGTGGCATGGACACGGTTTTGCAGTTTTGTCGCGATGCAAATGCAGACCTGCGCTTTACCTCCTCCAGTTCGGTTTTTCCCGATCGCGGAGGCCCCTGGCCAGAAGCACCCGCCAAGCTGTGGGACGATATCACAGGCTACGGCGCTGCAAAAATTGCGGCAGAAACAGCGATCCGTGTTTCGGGTATTTCCGCCGCGATTGTCCGGCTGCCGTCGCTTTACGATCTGGATGCCCCAAACCCGCGCGACATTTATGAAATCATCCTAGAGGCATCTTTGCAGGCCGGTCACATGCCGCAATCACTGACCTTTCCAATGACCGACGTGACCGCTACCGCGGGGTTCCTCCTTGGCCCTATCACGGCAACAGATATTCCGATTTACAACCTGATGGCGGATACATCCATCACGCCCACTGATTTCAACGCGTTACCTGTCGGTGACTGGCTGGCCACTGTTGATCTTGACCCCGGCATTGCAAATGTGATCGCCAATTTTCCCGAAACGTTGCAGGCCGATGCGTCCTTTGCCAACACGGCTGCCCGCAACGCGTGGGCCCGCATATCAGACCGCCCCTACAGCGCCATCAGTGATGGTAAAGCGCTCCTGTCGCAACGCAGATCGGCCTACCAAAGCGCGCCCGCGTTGACTTGA
- a CDS encoding SDR family NAD(P)-dependent oxidoreductase: MKNGNRTAIVTGGLSGMGLAIARRLARDATTVVVGARRAADNAHVRDVLGADHANIHAAALDVRSSESVDAFVAEVAATHGGVDILVNAAGVYEEAAVIDHSDKVWDDHIDTNLSGSFRTIRAVIPHMKRAGWGRIVNIASVAAHNGMANNAAYCTSKAGLLGLGRCVSLEGAAHGVTCVSISPTWVETEMLRRFIDADIKATGQSLDAVRAEYAKSNPQNQLVQPTEVAELAAFLVSDAARALTMEDYQVNAGALW, from the coding sequence ATGAAAAACGGCAACAGGACGGCAATCGTGACTGGCGGGCTTTCAGGCATGGGGCTTGCAATCGCACGCCGTCTGGCGAGAGACGCAACGACTGTTGTTGTGGGCGCGCGTCGTGCTGCAGATAACGCCCATGTTCGCGACGTTCTTGGTGCCGATCACGCAAACATTCATGCGGCCGCCTTGGATGTGCGATCCAGCGAAAGCGTTGATGCGTTCGTGGCCGAGGTCGCTGCGACCCATGGCGGCGTTGATATTTTGGTCAACGCGGCAGGTGTCTACGAAGAGGCGGCGGTCATCGATCATTCGGACAAGGTTTGGGACGATCATATCGACACTAACCTTAGCGGATCCTTCCGTACAATCCGCGCCGTGATCCCCCACATGAAACGTGCAGGCTGGGGCCGGATCGTCAATATTGCGTCGGTGGCTGCGCACAACGGGATGGCGAATAACGCCGCCTATTGTACATCTAAAGCAGGGCTTTTGGGGTTGGGCCGATGTGTCAGCCTTGAGGGCGCGGCACATGGGGTTACCTGCGTTTCGATCAGCCCGACTTGGGTGGAGACCGAAATGCTACGCCGGTTCATTGATGCAGACATAAAGGCGACAGGTCAAAGCCTGGACGCCGTGCGCGCCGAATACGCCAAGTCCAATCCACAGAACCAGCTTGTGCAACCCACCGAGGTCGCAGAGCTGGCCGCGTTCCTTGTCAGTGATGCGGCGCGCGCATTGACGATGGAGGACTATCAAGTCAACGCGGGCGCGCTTTGGTAG
- a CDS encoding haloacid dehalogenase type II — protein sequence MPITTCVFDAYGTLFDVNAAARVLAAEPGQDALAAVWPQLAAHWRAKQLEYTWLRATAGRHTDFWQVTQDGLDWAMEACALANPELRERLLALYWQLPAYPEVPVMLDTLKTKGLRTAILSNGSPEMLKGAVDSAGIATLLDATLSVEDVGVFKPHDSVYDLVQKRFSGDRADVLFVSSNGWDACAAAGYGFTTVWVNRAAAPMDRLYAQPQHVLGDLTSIPDLT from the coding sequence ATGCCCATCACCACTTGTGTCTTTGACGCCTACGGCACGCTTTTTGATGTCAACGCCGCCGCGCGGGTGCTGGCGGCAGAGCCGGGGCAGGATGCGCTGGCTGCCGTCTGGCCGCAGCTTGCTGCCCATTGGCGCGCCAAGCAGCTGGAATACACCTGGCTTCGGGCCACCGCCGGGCGGCATACTGACTTCTGGCAAGTGACACAGGATGGTCTTGACTGGGCGATGGAGGCATGCGCACTGGCAAACCCCGAACTGCGCGAACGCCTTTTGGCACTTTACTGGCAACTGCCCGCTTACCCAGAGGTGCCGGTGATGCTGGACACCCTCAAAACCAAGGGCCTGCGCACCGCGATCTTGTCCAATGGATCGCCTGAAATGCTCAAAGGTGCGGTTGACAGTGCGGGCATTGCTACCCTGCTGGACGCCACACTGTCGGTCGAGGATGTGGGCGTCTTCAAACCCCATGACAGCGTCTATGACCTTGTGCAGAAACGCTTTTCCGGTGACCGTGCGGATGTGCTTTTTGTATCTTCCAACGGCTGGGATGCCTGTGCGGCGGCGGGTTACGGCTTTACCACGGTCTGGGTCAACCGCGCGGCCGCGCCGATGGACCGGCTTTATGCGCAGCCTCAACATGTGCTGGGCGATCTGACCAGCATCCCGGACCTGACATGA
- a CDS encoding alpha/beta fold hydrolase: protein MTFTAPDGTRLHYADEGTGTPVIALAGLTRNGTDFNHVAPHLNCRLIRLDYRGRGQSDWADPGTYSIPVEAQDALALMDHLGLDKAAILGTSRGGLIAMVLAATAKDRLLGVALNDIGPEIAQTGLDVIKNYIGKPLPFKTYAEAAEFRARNWVHFKGVPMSRWLEEVEQQYAATDTGLDLRYDPKLRDAVLEAGAQPTPDLWPLFDALAGLPLALIRGANSDLLTAATAADMRARRPDMTFAEVPDRGHVPFLDEPAALTALHTWLDAL from the coding sequence ATGACCTTCACTGCACCTGACGGCACCCGTCTGCACTATGCCGACGAAGGCACCGGGACACCGGTGATCGCGCTGGCCGGGCTGACCCGGAACGGGACCGACTTCAACCACGTCGCACCGCATCTGAACTGCCGCCTGATCCGATTGGATTATCGTGGACGCGGGCAATCCGATTGGGCCGACCCCGGCACCTATTCGATCCCTGTTGAAGCGCAGGATGCTCTGGCGCTGATGGACCACCTTGGGCTGGACAAGGCCGCCATCCTTGGCACCTCGCGCGGCGGACTGATCGCGATGGTGCTGGCTGCCACGGCCAAGGACCGGCTGCTGGGCGTGGCGCTCAATGACATCGGGCCAGAGATCGCGCAAACCGGTCTGGACGTCATCAAGAACTATATCGGCAAGCCGCTGCCCTTCAAAACCTATGCTGAGGCCGCTGAATTTCGCGCCCGCAATTGGGTGCACTTCAAAGGCGTGCCCATGTCGCGCTGGTTGGAAGAGGTGGAACAGCAATACGCCGCCACCGATACCGGTCTGGACCTGCGCTATGACCCCAAATTGCGCGACGCGGTGCTGGAAGCAGGCGCGCAACCTACCCCCGACCTCTGGCCGCTCTTTGATGCGCTGGCGGGCCTGCCGCTGGCGCTGATCCGGGGCGCAAACTCTGACCTTTTGACCGCGGCGACGGCTGCCGACATGCGGGCCCGTCGCCCCGACATGACTTTTGCCGAAGTTCCTGATCGCGGCCATGTGCCATTTCTGGATGAACCCGCCGCGCTGACGGCGCTACACACTTGGTTGGACGCCCTATGA
- a CDS encoding threonine/serine dehydratase has translation MNIDMIRAAATRLQGHARVTPLLTSPFLDQIAGRPVYVKAECLQHTGSFKFRGGWSAVSALTSEQRTKGVIAFSSGNHAQGVAMAARAHDAPAVIVMPADAPAVKVANTRALGADVVLYDRETESREAIGEAIASERGLTLIRPYDEPQVIAGQGTCGLEVAAQAAAHGVTDAQVLVCCGGGGLTSGIALALAADAPDMTVHPCEPQGFDDVARSLAAGAIQRNNQLSGSICDAIVTPQPGDLTFPIMQAHCGPGLVVSEDDCLRAMGLAFERLRIVVEPGGAAALAAALFHSDSDRPVIAVTTGGNVDAAMFARALETLT, from the coding sequence ATGAACATCGACATGATCCGCGCCGCCGCGACCCGCCTTCAGGGCCACGCTCGCGTTACCCCGCTCTTGACTTCGCCGTTTCTGGACCAGATCGCAGGCCGTCCGGTCTATGTGAAAGCCGAATGCCTGCAACACACCGGCAGCTTCAAGTTTCGCGGCGGCTGGTCGGCGGTGTCGGCCCTGACATCCGAACAACGAACCAAGGGCGTGATCGCGTTCTCGTCGGGCAATCACGCGCAAGGCGTTGCCATGGCCGCTCGCGCCCATGATGCCCCTGCCGTCATCGTCATGCCCGCCGATGCCCCCGCTGTGAAAGTCGCCAACACCCGCGCATTGGGGGCCGATGTGGTGCTCTACGACCGCGAGACCGAAAGCCGCGAGGCGATTGGCGAGGCGATTGCCTCTGAACGCGGCCTGACCCTGATCCGCCCCTATGACGAACCGCAGGTGATCGCCGGCCAAGGCACGTGCGGGCTGGAAGTGGCTGCGCAAGCCGCCGCACACGGCGTGACCGACGCACAGGTGCTGGTCTGTTGCGGCGGTGGTGGGCTCACGTCAGGCATCGCACTGGCACTGGCCGCTGATGCGCCTGATATGACAGTCCACCCCTGCGAACCGCAGGGATTTGACGACGTGGCCCGCTCTCTTGCTGCCGGGGCGATCCAGCGGAACAACCAACTGAGCGGGTCAATCTGTGACGCCATCGTCACGCCTCAGCCCGGTGATCTGACATTTCCCATCATGCAGGCCCATTGCGGACCGGGGCTTGTGGTTAGCGAAGACGATTGCCTGCGTGCCATGGGCCTTGCCTTTGAACGCCTGCGCATCGTGGTCGAACCCGGAGGTGCTGCCGCCCTTGCCGCCGCCCTTTTTCATTCTGACAGCGACCGCCCTGTCATCGCTGTCACCACGGGCGGCAACGTCGATGCGGCCATGTTCGCCCGCGCATTGGAGACCCTGACATGA
- a CDS encoding endonuclease/exonuclease/phosphatase family protein: MTDFTIASFNVKNLIEADQEYYKFERYTPEEHAWKQSWLADQVLTLNADVVCFQEIFSLISLQDVIAEADAAGIAANDANIPDPSRRYARKAIFRKLAYEPYADAPLAFAANANDGAPGQRRPGLAVLSRRGFVGQPTIIQDLVQPLVIPFGPDGQFTLRRLSRPILRVRVPVGDQVVTVFNCHLKSKLGEYDNPDGLPVPPAADLTNYDPAARALGSLRAGLRRMAEAWVLRRAIIDDLSAGNPVMVLGDFNDGEHAVSTEIISGEVPFKNYAWMRRHDAKHSGDRYKDHENDQIQADITRYRLHSAEKLFVRKSARDMVYTSAFGGVFESIDQIFMSDHFNPDNADRLGEMSYFSVLNDHLTDGSHPEAPYNKLASDHGQIMAHMTIHDD, encoded by the coding sequence ATGACCGATTTCACCATCGCCAGCTTCAACGTCAAAAACCTGATCGAGGCAGATCAGGAATACTACAAATTCGAACGCTACACGCCCGAAGAACATGCGTGGAAACAAAGCTGGCTCGCCGATCAGGTGCTGACACTGAACGCTGATGTCGTCTGCTTTCAGGAAATCTTTTCCCTCATTTCCCTTCAGGACGTGATTGCAGAAGCGGACGCCGCGGGCATCGCCGCCAATGACGCGAATATCCCCGACCCGTCGCGCCGTTACGCGCGCAAGGCGATCTTTCGCAAACTGGCTTACGAACCTTATGCCGACGCGCCCTTGGCCTTTGCCGCCAACGCCAATGATGGCGCACCGGGCCAGCGCCGCCCGGGCCTTGCGGTGCTGTCGCGCCGTGGTTTTGTGGGCCAGCCGACAATCATTCAGGACCTCGTCCAACCTCTTGTGATCCCCTTCGGCCCGGACGGGCAGTTCACCCTGCGCCGCCTGTCGCGCCCGATCCTGCGGGTGCGTGTGCCGGTAGGCGATCAGGTTGTGACCGTCTTCAACTGCCACCTCAAGTCCAAGCTGGGCGAATATGACAACCCCGATGGCCTGCCCGTCCCACCCGCCGCTGATCTGACTAACTACGACCCCGCCGCCCGCGCGCTAGGGAGCTTGCGCGCCGGTCTGCGCCGCATGGCAGAGGCTTGGGTGCTGCGCCGCGCGATCATAGACGATCTGTCAGCGGGCAACCCCGTCATGGTGCTGGGCGACTTCAACGATGGCGAACACGCGGTGTCGACGGAAATCATCTCGGGCGAGGTGCCGTTCAAGAACTACGCCTGGATGCGCCGCCACGATGCCAAACACTCCGGCGACCGCTACAAGGATCACGAGAACGACCAAATTCAGGCCGATATCACCCGTTATCGCCTGCATTCGGCAGAGAAACTTTTCGTCCGCAAATCCGCCCGCGACATGGTTTATACTTCGGCCTTTGGCGGCGTCTTTGAGAGCATTGACCAGATCTTCATGTCCGACCACTTCAACCCCGACAACGCGGACCGTCTGGGCGAGATGTCGTATTTCAGCGTCCTCAATGACCACTTGACCGACGGCAGCCACCCAGAGGCACCCTATAACAAGCTGGCCTCCGACCACGGCCAGATCATGGCGCATATGACCATCCACGATGACTGA
- the pcaD gene encoding 3-oxoadipate enol-lactonase produces the protein MTDTHTITRDGVNLHVETAGPANGPTIMFSNSLGSTLHLWDQVLPHLPVGLRIIRYDMRGHGKSDVPPGPYSMGALVADAEAICDALAVKDALFVGLSVGGMVAQGLAVKRLDLIRALVLSNTAAKIGTPKLWQDRIDMIQTHGMAAMAQSVMPRWFGRDFYGTPAMQPWQEMLAGVDPVGYTGVCAAIAGTDFYTPTSGLRLPCLGITGSEDKSTPPDLVRETIELIPGSDFQIMRRLGHLPCVEDPAGYAAPLNGFIERTGHLT, from the coding sequence ATGACTGACACCCACACGATCACCCGCGACGGGGTCAATCTGCACGTCGAAACCGCAGGTCCAGCTAATGGCCCTACGATCATGTTCTCCAACTCGCTGGGCAGCACGCTGCACCTGTGGGATCAGGTCTTGCCGCACCTGCCTGTGGGTCTGCGGATCATCCGCTACGACATGCGCGGGCATGGAAAATCTGATGTGCCGCCGGGTCCCTATAGCATGGGCGCGCTGGTCGCAGATGCAGAGGCCATTTGTGACGCGCTGGCGGTAAAGGACGCGCTCTTTGTCGGGCTTTCGGTCGGCGGCATGGTGGCGCAGGGACTGGCAGTTAAACGGCTTGACTTGATCCGGGCACTGGTGCTGTCCAACACCGCCGCCAAGATCGGCACACCCAAGCTGTGGCAAGACCGGATCGACATGATCCAGACACACGGTATGGCGGCAATGGCGCAGTCCGTGATGCCCCGCTGGTTCGGGCGCGATTTCTACGGCACCCCTGCCATGCAGCCGTGGCAAGAGATGCTCGCCGGTGTTGACCCCGTCGGCTATACCGGCGTTTGTGCCGCCATCGCGGGCACCGATTTCTACACACCCACATCCGGCCTGCGTCTGCCTTGCCTTGGCATCACCGGGTCAGAGGATAAATCGACACCCCCCGATCTGGTGCGCGAGACCATTGAGCTGATCCCGGGGTCCGACTTTCAGATCATGCGCCGGCTGGGTCATTTGCCCTGTGTCGAGGATCCCGCCGGTTATGCCGCCCCGTTGAACGGCTTTATCGAACGCACCGGTCATCTGACGTGA
- a CDS encoding EamA family transporter, translating to MTALTLGLIAALCWGFHDICVRFVSQSVPLLASLLMVLVVGLLFHLGLMVALDGFAALPAPALGLSVLSGGFFLMASLGLYGAFQRGPVRLVAPIIASYPILSVGWAAIGGATIHPLQWLAVLAIVVGVSVVAALADDGTGDVPPKGRTILLSAISAVGFASTFALGQWATTLASDLPVTLVTRIVAIVLLVTIIWSYGLPLWPERRAWPVLSLMGLADGIALYCMFSAGDLADAQYAAVAASTFGLLTIVGAWVFLREPMRSAQWVGCAVAFAGIGYLAI from the coding sequence GTGACCGCACTGACTCTTGGTTTGATCGCGGCCCTTTGCTGGGGGTTTCACGACATCTGCGTGCGGTTCGTCAGCCAGTCCGTGCCGCTATTGGCGTCCCTGCTGATGGTGCTGGTCGTGGGACTGTTGTTCCATCTGGGGCTGATGGTGGCGCTGGACGGGTTCGCAGCCCTGCCCGCGCCCGCCCTTGGCCTTTCGGTCCTGTCGGGCGGCTTTTTTCTGATGGCGAGCCTTGGCCTTTATGGCGCGTTCCAGCGCGGGCCCGTGCGTCTGGTGGCCCCGATCATTGCCAGCTATCCGATCTTGTCGGTGGGCTGGGCCGCGATAGGCGGTGCGACAATCCACCCACTGCAATGGCTTGCCGTGCTGGCGATCGTCGTGGGCGTCTCCGTGGTGGCGGCGCTGGCGGACGATGGCACGGGCGATGTGCCGCCAAAGGGGCGCACGATTCTACTATCGGCGATCTCTGCGGTGGGGTTTGCCAGCACATTCGCACTGGGACAATGGGCCACAACGCTCGCCTCTGACCTGCCGGTTACGCTGGTCACGCGGATTGTGGCGATTGTTCTGTTGGTGACAATCATCTGGTCTTACGGACTTCCGCTTTGGCCCGAACGCCGCGCCTGGCCTGTCTTGTCGTTGATGGGACTGGCCGACGGCATCGCCCTTTATTGCATGTTCTCGGCCGGTGATCTGGCTGATGCGCAATACGCAGCTGTCGCCGCCTCGACATTTGGTTTGCTGACGATTGTCGGGGCCTGGGTGTTCCTGCGCGAACCCATGCGCTCGGCCCAATGGGTTGGCTGTGCCGTGGCCTTTGCAGGAATCGGATATCTTGCAATTTAA